One Chaetodon trifascialis isolate fChaTrf1 chromosome 21, fChaTrf1.hap1, whole genome shotgun sequence genomic window carries:
- the slc18a3b gene encoding probable vesicular acetylcholine transporter-B encodes MDGEGGSSGLVKSAAVKLSEMGERTKQLGTAMKDPHQQRRIILVIVCVALLLDNMLYMVIVPIIPDYLAELESEQSEHVHVVMHPNTSANSTSQDKSIKDNLDVQIGVLFASKAILQLLVNPLSGTFIDRVGYDIPLLIGLTVMFVSTCIFAVGENYATLFVARSLQGLGSAFADTSGIAMIADKYTEESERSTALGIALAFISFGSLVAPPFGGVLYEFAGKKVPFIVLACICLADGFLLLTVIKPFSNRTRENMPVGTPIYRLMIDPYIAVVAGALTVCNIPLAFLEPTIANWMETTMHSTQWEMGLTWLPAFFPHVLGVYITVKLAAKNPNLQWFYGALGMVIIGASSCTVPACKTFGELIAPLCGICFGIALVDTALLPTLAFLVDVRHVSVYGSVYAIADISYSVAYAMGPIVAGQIVHTLGFVQLNLGMGLVNVLYAPALLLLRNVCQMKPSYSERDNLLEEAPQGLYDTIKMEERRAKKKGYSSAGNCLSVDENGFDPFRAQRSLSEESSGPEFT; translated from the coding sequence ATGGATGGAGAAGGAGGATCATCCGGGCTGGTCAAATCAGCCGCCGTCAAACTATCCGAGATGGGCGAAAGAACCAAGCAGTTAGGCACCGCGATGAAGGACCCTCACCAGCAAAGGCGGATCATATTAGTGATTGTTTGCGTGGCTCTCCTGCTGGACAATATGCTCTACATGGTAATCGTGCCAATTATTCCAGACTATCTTGCGGAGCTGGAGAGTGAGCAGTCAGAGCACGTCCACGTAGTGATGCACCCCAACACTTCAGCCAACAGCACAAGCCAAGACAAAAGCATCAAGGACAATTTAGATGTGCAGATAGGAGTACTTTTTGCGTCTAAAGCCATCCTGCAGCTGTTAGTCAACCCGCTGTCGGGAACTTTCATAGACCGGGTTGGATATGACATTCCACTTTTAATTGGACTGACTGTTATGTTCGTGTCCACTTGCATATTTGCTGTTGGGGAGAACTATGCGACGCTGTTTGTGGCCAGAAGTTTGCAAGGTCTGGGGTCTGCGTTCGCGGACACCTCTGGAATCGCGATGATCGCTGACAAATACACGGAGGAGTCCGAGAGAAGCACGGCGCTGGGCATCGCTCTGGCGTTTATCTCTTTCGGGAGTCTGGTGGCGCCTCCTTTCGGGGGGGTCCTGTACGAGTTCGCGGGCAAGAAGGTGCCCTTCATCGTGCTCGCCTGCATCTGCCTGGCGGACGGCTTTCTGCTGCTCACGGTGATCAAGCCGTTCTCCAACAGGACTAGAGAGAACATGCCAGTCGGCACCCCCATATACAGACTCATGATTGACCCGTACATAGCCGTGGTGGCCGGGGCGCTGACAGTGTGCAACATCCCCCTGGCCTTTCTCGAGCCCACCATAGCCAACTGGATGGAGACCACCATGCACTCCACTCAGTGGGAGATGGGGCTCACCTGGCTCCCAGCCTTCTTCCCTCACGTCCTCGGTGTGTACATAACAGTTAAATTGGCAGCGAAGAATCCAAATTTGCAGTGGTTCTACGGAGCTTTAGGTATGGTTATCATAGGAGCGAGCTCCTGCACAGTCCCCGCATGCAAAACTTTTGGGGAGCTCATCGCCCCGTTGTGCGGCATTTGTTTTGGCATTGCACTGGTCGACACCGCCCTGCTGCCCACACTTGCGTTTTTAGTTGACGTGCGTCATGTTTCAGTGTACGGTAGTGTTTATGCTATAGCAGACATTTCCTACTCTGTTGCATATGCTATGGGTCCTATAGTAGCCGGCCAGATCGTGCACACTCTCGGGTTTGTACAACTTAATCTCGGTATGGGCCTCGTCAATGTGCTTTACGCAccagccctgctgctgctgcgcaaCGTGTGCCAAATGAAACCGTCCTACTCCGAGAGAGATAACCTGTTAGAGGAGGCTCCGCAGGGGCTATACGATACTAtcaagatggaggagaggagagctaAAAAGAAGGGCTACAGTTCGGCAGGGAATTGCTTGTCAGTAGATGAAAATGGGTTCGATCCCTTCAGAGCACAGCGGTCCTTGTCAGAAGAGTCGTCCGGGCCGGAGTTCACTTAG
- the LOC139350174 gene encoding choline O-acetyltransferase-like — MPILKKEMSRDRDSQVLPKVPVPPLKQTLDTYLKCVQHLTNEEQFKKTKAIVEKFGAPGGVGEVLQKKLLQRREKTANWVSDYWLEDMYLNNRLALPVNSSPVMVFPKQTFRDHKDALRFAARLIRGVLDYKALIDARALPVDFARGQLAGTPLCMEQYYRLFTSYRYPGLKTDTLKVHMNGASSEPEHIIVACKNQFFVLDVVANSKQLNETEILSQLEKIMKMAGNAEERLPPFGILTSDGRTEWAQAREALTKDQTNRDSLALIESCLCVVCLDEPSGLEPRDTTRALLMLHGGGREKNGANRWYDKSLQFVVGLDGVCGVVCEHSPFEGIVLVQCSEFVMKYITGSPCKMAGATSVRELPAPRRLLWKCNPHLHGLLAVSGDRLQRLVNNLDMDVFKFKVYGKEFIKSQKMSPDAFIQVALQLGFYKCSGRLVSTYESASIRRFQEGRVDNIRSATPEALAFVKSMTDERATFADSEKLKRLRDAINAQTNYTIAAITGMAIDNHLLGLLRTAKELNMEKPEIFCDETYVASNQFILSTSQVPTTVEMFCCYGPVVPNGYGACYNPQSDHIIFCVSSFWENTETSSAVFVKALNEGLLEIRDLCNRSSAAATKLAEGSQGTGQPHKSGK; from the exons ATGCCAATCTTAAAGAAAGAGATGAGCCGGGACCGGGACAGCCAA GTGTTGCCAAAGGTCCCCGTGCCACCACTGAAACAAACCCTCGACACGTACTTGAAGTGTGTCCAACACCTGACGAATGAGGAGCAGTTTAAGAAAACAAAGGCCATCGTGGAGAAGTTCGGGGCTCCTGGAGGCGTCGGGGAGGTTCTCCAGAAGAAGCTTttacagaggagggaaaagacgGCCAACTGG gtGTCTGATTACTGGCTGGAGGACATGTACTTGAACAACAGGTTGGCCCTGCCGGTCAACTCCAGCCCCGTCATGGTGTTTCCTAAGCAGACCTTCAGAGATCATAAAGATGCCCTCAG ATTTGCTGCTCGACTCATCAGAGGAGTGTTGGACTACAAGGCCCTCATTGATGC GCGAGCGCTGCCGGTGGACTTTGCTCGAGGCCAGCTAGCTGGGACCCCTCTGTGCATGGAGCAGTACTACCGCCTCTTCACCTCCTACCGCTACCCGGGGCTAAAGACGGACACGCTGAAGGTCCACATGAACGGGGCCTCCTCAGAGCCAGAGCACATCATCGTGGCGTGCAAGAACCAG TTTTTCGTGTTGGATGTCGTCGCTAACAGCAAGCAGCTCAACGAGACGGAGATCTTATCCCAGCTGgagaaaatcatgaaaatgGCAGGAAACGCTGAAGAGAGACTCCCTCCTTTTGGTATCCTGACATCTGACGGCAGAACAGAATGGGCACAAGCCAGAGAAGCACTGACAAAAG aTCAAACCAACAGGGACTCTCTGGCCCTCATTGAGAGCTGCCTGTGCGTGGTGTGTCTGGATGAGCCCAGTGGCCTGGAGCCTCGGGATACCACCAGGGCCCTGCTGATGCTGCATGGCGGTGGCCGTGAGAAGAATGGGGCGAACCGCTGGTATGACAAGTCCCTGCAG TTTGTTGTAGGACTGGACGGGGTGTGCGGAGTCGTGTGCGAGCATTCGCCATTCGAGGGAATAGTTCTGGTGCAGTGCTCTGAATTTGTGATGAAATACAT AACAGGGAGTCCCTGTAAGATGGCGGGAGCGACCAGCGTCAGAGAGCTTCCCGCTCCGAGAAGGCTGCTCTGGAAATGTAACCCACACCTCCATGGACTCTTAGCAGTATCCggagacagactgcagag GCTGGTGAATAATCTTGACATGGACGTTTTCAAGTTCAAAGTTTACGGGAAGGAATTCATCAAAAGCCAGAAGATGAGTCCAGACGCGTTCATACAAGTTGCCTTACAACTTGGATTTTACAA ATGCAGTGGAAGGCTCGTGTCCACTTACGAGAGCGCGTCCATTCGGCGTTTCCAGGAGGGTCGGGTGGATAACATCCGCTCTGCCACCCCTGAGGCCCTGGCCTTTGTGAAGTCCATGACAGATGAGAGGGCCACCTTCGCC gattcagaaaaactgaaaagatTGAGGGATGCAATTAATGCCCAGACAAATTATACTATTGCT gCTATTACAGGAATGGCAATAGACAATCATCTCCTTGGGCTTCTGAGGACCGCAAAGGAGCTGAATATGGAGAAGCCCGAGATCTTCTGTGATGAAACGTATGTGGCCAGTAACCAGTTCATCCTTTCAACCAGTCAG GTCCCTACCACAGTGGAGATGTTCTGTTGCTACGGCCCGGTGGTGCCCAACGGCTACGGCGCCTGTTACAACCCGCAGTCAGACCACATCATCTTCTGTGTGTCTAGTTTCTGGGAGAACACAGAGACGAGCTCGGCCGTGTTCGTCAAAGCCCTGAACGAGGGCCTGCTGGAAATCAGGGACCTGTGCAATAGAAGCAGCGCTGCAGCTACCAAACTGGCTGAAGGCAGCCAGGGCACCGGCCAGCCTCATAAATCAGGGAAGTAA